Proteins from one Caulobacter sp. X genomic window:
- a CDS encoding rhomboid family intramembrane serine protease, with product MARERPEPIFNAPWPALLAAASILVPTAFLMKADEPTILSLALVPKDFWAGHWTGVVTMMFVHGGWLHAFMNSAFAIAFGAPVARLLGTGARGGAVFWLFYLACGIVSGLGYAMLHPEGAGPVVGASGAVSGLMGAAARTMDGRGGLGPMFGPQVLSMGLGWLVVNLVMAVAGGLLTGGGAGVAWEAHLIGFAAGVVLIGPFTAWGEPADPAPRDPH from the coding sequence ATGGCGCGTGAACGTCCAGAACCGATCTTCAACGCGCCCTGGCCAGCCTTGCTGGCCGCCGCCTCGATCCTGGTCCCGACCGCGTTCCTGATGAAGGCGGACGAGCCGACGATCCTGTCGCTGGCCCTGGTTCCCAAGGACTTCTGGGCGGGCCATTGGACGGGCGTCGTCACCATGATGTTCGTGCATGGCGGCTGGCTTCACGCCTTCATGAATTCGGCCTTCGCCATCGCCTTCGGCGCGCCGGTGGCCCGCCTGTTGGGAACGGGCGCGCGGGGCGGGGCGGTCTTCTGGCTCTTCTATCTGGCCTGCGGGATCGTCTCGGGCCTGGGCTATGCGATGTTGCACCCGGAGGGCGCGGGGCCGGTGGTCGGCGCCTCGGGCGCGGTGTCGGGCCTGATGGGCGCCGCGGCCCGCACGATGGACGGCCGAGGGGGCCTTGGCCCGATGTTCGGCCCGCAGGTGCTGTCGATGGGCCTGGGCTGGCTGGTGGTCAATCTCGTCATGGCCGTCGCGGGCGGCCTGCTGACCGGGGGAGGGGCGGGCGTCGCCTGGGAGGCCCACCTGATCGGCTTCGCCGCCGGCGTGGTGCTGATCGGTCCCTTCACGGCCTGGGGTGAGCCCGCCGATCCCGCGCCGCGCGATCCCCATTGA
- a CDS encoding ABC transporter substrate-binding protein: MRRRAFVVLGAALSLAALTACSPATNKDAAPAGVTKLKLATDWRAEAELGGYYQALATGEYKKRGLDVTLIQGGPAVNVPQLLATGAVDVGVGSNSFIVMNLAKEGAPVKAVAAFMQKDPQVLIAHPDQGIHSIADMKGRPILLADASITAFWVWLKAKYGFGDDQVRKYNYSSAPFLADKRVIQQGYATSEPYLIEKEGKIKPAVFLLADSGYPAYASMALVPDSLIAKNPAAVQAFVEATAAGWRSYLYGDPKPGDAAILKDNPEMTQDVLDQAREKMRSYGIVGKDGEIGQMSDARWAEFFKVASQQGVYPATMDYKKAYTLQFLPKGQ; the protein is encoded by the coding sequence ATGCGCCGTCGCGCCTTTGTCGTCCTGGGGGCCGCCTTGAGCCTCGCCGCCCTGACCGCCTGCTCTCCCGCGACCAACAAGGACGCCGCGCCGGCCGGCGTCACGAAGCTGAAGCTGGCGACCGACTGGCGCGCCGAGGCCGAGCTCGGCGGCTACTACCAGGCGCTGGCGACCGGCGAGTACAAGAAGCGCGGCCTGGACGTGACCCTGATCCAGGGCGGCCCCGCCGTGAACGTGCCCCAGCTCTTGGCCACCGGCGCGGTCGATGTCGGCGTCGGCTCCAACAGCTTCATCGTCATGAACCTGGCCAAGGAGGGCGCGCCGGTGAAGGCCGTCGCCGCCTTCATGCAGAAGGACCCGCAGGTCCTGATCGCCCACCCGGACCAGGGGATCCATTCGATCGCCGACATGAAGGGCCGCCCGATCCTGCTGGCCGACGCTTCGATCACCGCCTTCTGGGTGTGGTTGAAGGCCAAGTACGGCTTCGGCGACGACCAAGTGCGCAAGTACAACTATTCCAGCGCCCCGTTCCTGGCGGACAAGCGCGTGATCCAGCAGGGCTACGCGACCAGCGAGCCCTACCTGATCGAGAAGGAAGGCAAGATCAAACCGGCGGTCTTCCTGCTCGCCGACAGCGGCTATCCGGCGTACGCCTCGATGGCTCTGGTCCCCGACAGCCTGATCGCCAAGAACCCCGCGGCCGTCCAGGCCTTCGTCGAAGCAACCGCCGCGGGCTGGAGGTCGTATCTGTACGGCGATCCCAAGCCCGGCGACGCGGCGATCCTGAAGGACAATCCGGAGATGACCCAGGACGTGCTCGACCAAGCCCGCGAGAAGATGCGGTCGTACGGCATCGTGGGCAAGGACGGCGAGATCGGCCAGATGAGCGACGCGCGTTGGGCCGAGTTCTTCAAGGTCGCCTCGCAGCAGGGCGTCTATCCGGCGACCATGGACTACAAGAAGGCCTACACCCTGCAGTTCCTGCCCAAGGGCCAATGA
- a CDS encoding ABC-F family ATP-binding cassette domain-containing protein, with the protein MASPTRAPVLALKDVRLADGAKPLFDGVDLALEPRVRACLVGRNGAGKSTLLKILAAEGVEADSGERSVQPGAKVVYVGQEPEITGETLLDYATAGGAQDYEAQAALTDFGLDPDKSAKGLSGGETRRAALARAFAEQPDVLLLDEPTNHLDIFAIQTLEEELAASKCAVLIVSHDRAFLNRVTERCFWLEHRKIRRLDKGFAEFEAWADSVMAAEAEEARRLDKVLERENAWLARGVQGRRARNEGRRRALLALRNEKKDRQSDQRGTMTMAVESAGISGKRVVEAKGVTKRFGERTIVENFSTRILRGDRVALVGPNGAGKTTLVKLLLGELPLDAGSVQLGANLEVSYIDQARMALSDKITVWDFLTPGGGDSIVVRGQSKHVAGYAKEFLFTDAQLRQPVTSLSGGERNRLLLARALANPTNLMVLDEPTNDLDMDTLDLLEDLLADFEGTLILVSHDRDFIDRLATSTIALDGRGKIVETPGGWTDLMDQNPGFFSAVRKPISTPAPKAAPAAPPPPKKSVKLSYKDQRRLEECEALIAKSPAIIAKLEETLADPNLYSRDPATFDKTMKALDKARADLEQAEMDWLELEEKKESLAAG; encoded by the coding sequence ATGGCTTCTCCGACCCGCGCGCCCGTACTCGCCCTCAAGGACGTCCGTCTCGCCGACGGCGCCAAGCCGCTGTTCGACGGCGTCGACCTGGCGCTGGAGCCGCGCGTGCGCGCCTGTCTCGTCGGCCGCAATGGCGCGGGCAAGTCGACCCTGCTGAAGATCCTGGCCGCCGAGGGCGTCGAGGCCGACAGCGGCGAGCGCTCGGTCCAGCCCGGCGCCAAGGTCGTCTATGTCGGCCAGGAGCCGGAGATCACCGGCGAGACCCTGCTGGACTACGCCACCGCCGGCGGCGCGCAGGATTACGAGGCCCAGGCCGCTCTGACGGACTTTGGTCTTGATCCGGACAAGTCGGCCAAGGGCCTGTCCGGCGGCGAGACCCGCCGCGCGGCGCTCGCCCGCGCCTTCGCCGAGCAGCCGGACGTGCTGCTGTTGGACGAGCCGACCAACCACCTCGACATCTTCGCGATCCAGACGCTGGAAGAGGAACTGGCCGCCTCGAAGTGCGCCGTGCTGATCGTCAGCCACGACCGCGCCTTCCTGAACCGCGTGACCGAGCGGTGCTTCTGGCTGGAGCACCGCAAGATCCGCCGCTTGGACAAGGGCTTCGCCGAGTTCGAAGCCTGGGCGGACAGCGTTATGGCGGCCGAGGCGGAAGAGGCCCGGCGGCTGGACAAGGTTCTGGAGCGCGAGAACGCCTGGCTGGCGCGCGGCGTCCAGGGCCGCCGGGCCCGCAACGAAGGCCGACGCCGCGCGCTGCTGGCTTTGCGCAATGAGAAGAAGGACCGCCAGAGCGACCAGCGCGGGACCATGACCATGGCCGTCGAGTCCGCCGGGATTTCGGGCAAGCGGGTGGTCGAGGCCAAGGGCGTCACCAAGCGCTTTGGCGAGCGGACCATCGTCGAGAACTTCTCGACCCGCATCCTTCGCGGCGACCGCGTGGCTCTGGTCGGGCCGAACGGCGCGGGCAAGACCACCCTGGTCAAGCTGCTGCTGGGCGAACTGCCCTTGGATGCGGGCTCGGTGCAGCTGGGCGCCAATCTGGAGGTCTCGTACATCGACCAGGCGCGCATGGCGTTGTCGGACAAGATCACTGTCTGGGACTTCCTGACGCCGGGCGGCGGCGACTCCATCGTGGTGCGCGGCCAGTCCAAGCACGTCGCGGGCTACGCCAAGGAGTTCCTGTTCACAGACGCCCAGCTTCGCCAGCCCGTGACCAGCCTGTCGGGCGGCGAGCGCAACCGCCTGCTGCTGGCCCGGGCCCTGGCCAATCCGACCAACCTGATGGTGCTCGATGAGCCCACCAACGACCTCGACATGGACACGCTGGACCTGCTGGAGGACCTGCTGGCCGATTTCGAGGGAACCCTCATCCTCGTCAGTCACGACCGCGACTTCATCGATCGTCTGGCGACCTCAACCATCGCGCTGGACGGCCGGGGCAAGATCGTCGAGACGCCCGGCGGCTGGACCGACCTGATGGACCAGAACCCCGGCTTCTTCAGCGCCGTCCGCAAACCGATTTCCACCCCCGCGCCCAAGGCCGCGCCCGCCGCGCCGCCCCCTCCGAAAAAGAGCGTGAAGCTTTCATACAAGGACCAGAGGCGTCTGGAGGAATGCGAAGCCCTGATCGCCAAGAGTCCGGCGATCATCGCCAAGCTTGAGGAGACGCTGGCGGACCCCAATCTCTACAGCCGTGATCCGGCGACATTCGATAAAACCATGAAGGCTCTCGACAAGGCGCGCGCCGATCTTGAACAAGCCGAGATGGACTGGCTGGAACTCGAAGAGAAAAAAGAGAGCCTGGCGGCAGGCTGA
- a CDS encoding ABC transporter permease gives MKRILAPLILVAVLLGGWEIACRALAVPPYLLPAPSAIGAAFLESWPLLLSSAWATLSTALIALVIASLVACALALAVSLNSLLEDAVRPIAVTLQVTPLVAIAPLVTIWAGIEHPGRAVTGLAAVVAFFPIFSGALTGLKAVDPDLARLFDLYGATPLQRLVRLRLPSAVPALLEGHKVAAGLAVIGAVVAEFVAGSGGAQGLAWRILEAYNRLQTAKVFAALVALAVLGVCLNAAMEVVERRLLNIWRGR, from the coding sequence GTGAAGCGAATCCTCGCCCCCCTGATCCTGGTCGCCGTCCTGCTGGGCGGCTGGGAGATCGCCTGTCGCGCCCTGGCGGTCCCGCCCTATCTGCTGCCCGCGCCCAGCGCGATCGGCGCGGCGTTCCTGGAGTCCTGGCCGCTGCTGTTGAGCTCGGCCTGGGCGACGCTGTCCACGGCCCTGATCGCCCTGGTCATCGCCAGCCTCGTCGCCTGCGCCCTGGCCTTGGCCGTCAGCCTGAACAGCCTGCTCGAAGACGCCGTTCGGCCGATCGCCGTCACCTTGCAGGTCACGCCCCTGGTGGCGATCGCGCCGCTGGTGACCATCTGGGCCGGCATCGAGCATCCCGGGCGCGCGGTGACAGGCCTGGCCGCCGTCGTCGCCTTCTTCCCGATCTTCTCCGGCGCACTGACCGGGCTGAAGGCCGTCGATCCGGATCTGGCCCGCCTGTTCGATCTCTATGGCGCCACGCCGCTGCAGCGCCTGGTCCGCCTGCGCCTGCCCTCGGCCGTCCCCGCCCTGCTGGAAGGACACAAGGTGGCGGCGGGCCTGGCGGTGATCGGGGCCGTGGTGGCCGAGTTCGTGGCGGGGTCCGGCGGGGCCCAGGGCCTGGCCTGGCGCATCCTCGAAGCCTACAACCGCCTGCAGACCGCCAAGGTTTTCGCGGCCCTCGTGGCGCTGGCTGTTCTGGGCGTCTGCTTGAACGCCGCGATGGAGGTTGTCGAGCGTCGACTTCTCAACATTTGGCGCGGTCGTTAG
- a CDS encoding MASE1 domain-containing protein, with protein MPQRLAQHERRRQAALLQGLSVALVGGLFFSEFLTRTLLGVAAFWPANALLAAGLVVLTPRRRLTLGGVFVTFHMAADLLVGDSLARALLYTTIDTLEALAVWWVCVRFWGRMPRVRTMRALAALPAVTTPIAAISATICAPILSLFFAEPLLKTWIDWFLRGALGLAVVLPTALVLIDAQHRRAYRISLREQGVLLFAVAAVTLLCAHPLSGAPPFLIFPVALVAAYRLGARGAAMASLIVALITLPIAMSGASPRFNAILGPTAQARTIQIFIAVLFYTCMAASLVLAQQDRLKRMLQRREQLTRVARARALAATEAKTEFLATMSHEIRTPLNSVLGFAQLLAKRDDLSPDARRQVNLIDSAGAALVTVLDDILDLSRVETGHIELQLQPTSAADLVRETAAMMAPEIRAKGLELDVDIIDPDHKRHALDADRLRQVLINLLNNAVRFTDHGRISVRLMIEPVAAGDRLRFEIMDTGVGIALEKQALLFQRASADVALGRMPAGAGLGLAICRALVDAMGGKIGVDSVPGRGSCFWFELTAKAMERAPSPAPTPAAEAAAGRILVVDDHPINLEIAATLMSMAGYDVDQAESGSQAVERARKTPYDLILMDMHMPEMDGLQATRAIRALPGPFGAAPIIAMSADALPTQVERCYAAGMVDHIPKPVQREALYAKVERWRRKPAA; from the coding sequence ATGCCGCAAAGGCTGGCGCAGCATGAGCGGAGACGGCAGGCGGCTTTGCTGCAAGGCCTTTCCGTCGCCCTAGTCGGCGGTCTGTTCTTCAGCGAGTTCCTGACGCGGACGCTGTTGGGCGTCGCCGCCTTCTGGCCGGCCAACGCCCTGCTGGCGGCGGGGCTGGTGGTCCTGACACCCCGGCGCCGACTGACCTTGGGCGGCGTCTTCGTCACCTTCCACATGGCGGCCGACCTTCTCGTCGGCGACAGCCTGGCCCGGGCGCTGCTCTACACCACGATCGATACGCTGGAGGCGCTCGCGGTCTGGTGGGTCTGCGTTCGCTTCTGGGGACGCATGCCCAGGGTTCGGACCATGCGCGCCCTGGCCGCGCTGCCCGCCGTGACGACGCCGATCGCGGCGATCTCGGCCACGATCTGCGCGCCGATCCTGTCGCTGTTCTTCGCCGAGCCCCTGCTGAAGACCTGGATCGACTGGTTCCTGCGCGGGGCGCTGGGCCTGGCGGTCGTATTGCCGACGGCGTTGGTGCTGATCGACGCCCAACATCGACGGGCCTACCGCATCTCGCTGCGCGAGCAAGGCGTGCTGCTGTTCGCGGTCGCCGCCGTCACCCTGCTCTGCGCGCATCCGCTGTCCGGCGCGCCGCCCTTCCTGATCTTCCCCGTCGCCCTGGTGGCCGCCTATCGCCTCGGCGCGCGGGGCGCGGCCATGGCCTCGCTGATCGTGGCCCTGATCACCCTGCCGATCGCCATGTCGGGCGCTTCGCCGCGCTTCAACGCGATTCTGGGCCCGACGGCGCAGGCGCGGACGATCCAGATCTTCATCGCGGTGCTCTTCTACACTTGCATGGCCGCCAGCCTGGTCCTGGCGCAACAGGATCGCCTGAAGCGCATGCTGCAGCGACGCGAACAGCTGACCCGCGTCGCCCGCGCCCGCGCCCTGGCCGCCACCGAGGCCAAGACCGAGTTCCTGGCCACCATGAGCCACGAGATCCGCACGCCCTTGAACAGCGTGCTGGGCTTCGCCCAGCTACTGGCCAAGCGCGACGATCTCTCGCCCGACGCCCGCCGCCAGGTGAACCTGATCGACAGCGCCGGCGCCGCCCTGGTCACTGTGCTGGACGACATCCTGGATCTCTCCCGCGTCGAGACCGGCCATATCGAGCTACAGCTTCAGCCGACCTCGGCGGCCGATCTGGTGCGCGAAACCGCGGCGATGATGGCGCCCGAAATCCGCGCCAAGGGCCTGGAGCTTGATGTCGACATCATCGATCCGGACCACAAACGCCACGCTCTGGACGCCGACCGCCTGCGCCAGGTGCTGATCAACCTGCTCAACAACGCCGTCAGGTTCACCGATCATGGACGCATTTCGGTGCGGTTGATGATCGAACCCGTCGCCGCCGGCGACAGGCTTCGCTTCGAGATCATGGACACCGGTGTCGGCATCGCCCTGGAGAAGCAGGCCCTGCTGTTCCAGCGCGCTTCCGCGGACGTCGCCCTGGGCCGGATGCCCGCCGGCGCCGGTCTGGGCTTGGCGATCTGCCGCGCGCTGGTCGACGCCATGGGCGGCAAGATCGGCGTCGACAGCGTGCCGGGACGCGGCTCTTGCTTCTGGTTCGAACTGACGGCCAAGGCGATGGAGCGCGCTCCCTCGCCCGCCCCGACGCCAGCGGCGGAAGCCGCGGCGGGTCGAATCCTGGTCGTCGACGACCATCCGATCAATCTGGAGATCGCCGCCACCCTGATGAGCATGGCCGGCTACGACGTCGACCAGGCCGAGAGCGGCAGCCAGGCGGTCGAGCGCGCGCGCAAGACGCCCTATGACCTGATCCTGATGGACATGCACATGCCCGAGATGGACGGCCTGCAGGCGACGCGCGCGATCCGCGCCCTTCCCGGCCCCTTCGGCGCCGCGCCGATCATCGCCATGAGCGCCGACGCCCTGCCGACCCAGGTGGAGCGCTGCTACGCCGCCGGCATGGTCGACCATATCCCCAAGCCGGTCCAGCGCGAGGCGCTGTACGCCAAGGTCGAACGCTGGCGGCGCAAGCCCGCGGCCTGA
- a CDS encoding DUF2336 domain-containing protein, whose protein sequence is MESRLHDLITLANEPSSEKRRELLRGVTDMFFAGDGHSALEMELFDDVLSQLAGDMEEAVKAELAQRLGEAQTAPRGLSRALASESIAVAAPILRGSGALTDEDLLHVARTQGQDHLRAISQRPSVSSVVSDAIVARGDDDTLGVLLRNEGAVLSREAHETVVDRATANPALHEAVIDRQSLPVDLLNEMYFVAEARLRDRILERNADVDPATLEAALAAGRKRIAAKDGALPPDHAEAEKEFRALRAKGPISPQILANMLRAKRTTLFLVALADLADVDFHTARKILERREMDALSVICKAADFDRSLFLTFALLILEPSDEVMGRAKAYGELYAALPREAALRTIRFWRLRRQTGDVAAA, encoded by the coding sequence ATGGAATCCCGCCTCCACGACCTGATCACCCTGGCCAACGAGCCTTCCAGCGAGAAGCGGCGCGAGTTGCTGCGCGGCGTCACCGACATGTTTTTCGCCGGCGACGGCCACAGCGCGCTGGAGATGGAGCTGTTCGACGACGTCCTGAGCCAACTGGCCGGGGACATGGAGGAAGCGGTCAAGGCCGAGCTGGCCCAGCGGCTGGGCGAGGCGCAGACCGCGCCGCGCGGCCTGTCCCGCGCCCTGGCCTCCGAGAGCATCGCCGTCGCCGCGCCGATCCTTCGGGGCTCCGGCGCGCTGACCGACGAGGACTTGCTGCACGTCGCCCGCACCCAGGGCCAGGATCACCTGCGGGCGATCTCTCAACGTCCCAGCGTCTCCAGCGTCGTGTCGGACGCCATCGTCGCGCGCGGCGATGACGACACTCTGGGCGTGCTGCTGCGTAACGAGGGCGCGGTGCTGTCGCGCGAGGCGCACGAGACCGTCGTCGACCGGGCGACGGCCAACCCCGCCCTGCACGAGGCGGTGATCGACCGCCAGAGCCTGCCCGTCGACCTGCTGAACGAGATGTATTTCGTCGCCGAGGCGCGGCTGCGCGATCGCATCCTGGAGCGCAACGCCGACGTTGATCCTGCCACCCTGGAGGCCGCGCTCGCGGCGGGCCGCAAGCGGATCGCGGCCAAGGACGGCGCCCTGCCGCCCGACCACGCCGAGGCCGAGAAGGAGTTCCGCGCCCTGCGCGCCAAGGGACCGATCTCGCCGCAGATCCTGGCCAACATGCTGCGGGCCAAGCGCACCACCCTGTTCCTGGTGGCCCTGGCCGATCTGGCCGACGTCGACTTCCACACCGCCCGCAAGATCCTGGAGCGGCGCGAGATGGACGCCCTGTCGGTGATCTGCAAGGCGGCCGACTTCGACCGCTCGCTGTTCCTGACCTTCGCCCTTTTGATCCTCGAACCGTCCGACGAGGTGATGGGCCGGGCCAAGGCCTATGGCGAACTCTACGCCGCCCTGCCCCGCGAGGCGGCGCTGCGCACCATCCGCTTCTGGCGCCTGCGCCGGCAGACCGGCGACGTCGCCGCCGCCTGA
- a CDS encoding CBS domain-containing protein yields MLISQILKDKGDLVFTASPQETVGAAAALLHTRRVGAMVVVDETEAVVGILSERDIVRVIAKEGAAALTKPISSCMSAKVIFAEPHETVDALLERMTDRRIRHLPVVKGGRLAGIISIGDLVKHKINEALAEADGLKAYIAAG; encoded by the coding sequence GTGCTGATTTCTCAAATCCTCAAGGACAAGGGTGATTTGGTGTTCACGGCCTCCCCGCAGGAGACCGTCGGCGCCGCGGCCGCCCTTCTGCATACCCGGCGCGTCGGCGCCATGGTGGTGGTCGACGAGACCGAGGCGGTGGTCGGCATCCTGTCGGAGCGCGACATCGTCCGGGTGATCGCCAAGGAAGGGGCCGCTGCCCTGACCAAGCCGATCTCCAGCTGCATGAGCGCCAAGGTGATCTTCGCCGAACCTCACGAGACGGTCGACGCCCTGCTGGAGCGGATGACCGACCGCCGGATCCGCCACCTGCCGGTGGTCAAGGGCGGGCGCCTGGCGGGGATCATCTCGATCGGCGACCTCGTGAAGCACAAGATCAACGAGGCCCTGGCCGAGGCCGACGGTCTGAAGGCCTATATCGCCGCCGGCTGA
- a CDS encoding ABC transporter ATP-binding protein — protein MSEPIASLSGVEVDYARGRALGPVDLTLAPGEIVALVGPSGCGKSTALRLLAGLEAPTRGDVTRAAGKGETSVVFQSPTLAPWLSARDNVALPLELAGVAKKDALAAADEALRKVGLDQALSARPAQLSGGMAMRASLARALVTRPRLLLLDEPFAALDEITRRALADDVLALAAELSPAVVFVTHNVEEAVYMARRVVVMTPGPGRIAGEIAIDGPTVRPPGFRTTEAFRAAAEAVSTLLARATEAAA, from the coding sequence ATGAGCGAGCCCATCGCCAGCCTGTCCGGCGTCGAGGTCGACTACGCCCGCGGCCGCGCCCTGGGTCCCGTCGACCTGACCCTCGCGCCCGGCGAGATCGTCGCCCTGGTCGGCCCATCCGGCTGCGGCAAGTCCACGGCCTTGCGCCTGCTGGCGGGCCTTGAAGCGCCGACGCGCGGCGACGTGACCCGCGCCGCCGGCAAGGGCGAGACCTCGGTCGTCTTCCAGTCGCCCACCCTGGCGCCGTGGCTGTCGGCGCGAGACAACGTCGCCCTGCCGCTGGAACTGGCCGGCGTCGCCAAGAAGGATGCTCTGGCGGCCGCCGACGAAGCCCTGCGCAAGGTCGGTCTGGACCAGGCGCTGTCCGCCCGCCCGGCCCAGCTTTCGGGCGGCATGGCGATGCGCGCCTCCCTGGCCCGCGCGCTGGTGACCCGCCCCCGCCTGCTGCTGCTCGACGAGCCCTTCGCCGCCCTGGACGAGATCACCCGCCGCGCCCTGGCCGACGACGTCCTGGCCCTGGCGGCCGAGCTCTCGCCGGCCGTCGTGTTCGTGACCCACAATGTCGAGGAAGCGGTCTACATGGCCCGCCGCGTCGTGGTGATGACGCCCGGTCCTGGCCGCATCGCCGGCGAGATCGCCATCGACGGACCGACCGTGCGTCCGCCCGGGTTCCGCACCACCGAGGCCTTCCGCGCCGCGGCGGAGGCCGTCTCGACCCTGTTGGCGCGCGCCACGGAGGCGGCGGCGTGA
- a CDS encoding ATP-binding protein: protein MKSSVESIVASEVQASLALDFDALHRPVWVFDDVRKRTLYANRAALELWRAPSLEALRSRDFSASSPAVRARMSDLAARLESGGAVEERWTFYPNGAAVTVNTMISRIVLPDGGAAILCEGVRLRPEAEEQRAIEALRHTSALVTLYDAGGRRLFGNPAALAAYPARDARFADIFADAEAGDILWKALLDTDVIEGGYQVTTAGGPRWHSLTIRRTPDPMTGEPCVLVNETDITEEVEAQAALADARERAEAAAAARQAFLANMSHELRTPLTSILGFADLMADTRLDDDQKRHLSRIRDAGAMLLETLNAILDFSKLEAGGVDLERKPFDLPDLARRAAGMFEAAALAKGLALTVRIDPDCPQWLEGDPERLRHVLVNFLGNAVKFTQVGGITLAVERRPTAAPGVERLELSVSDTGVGIPAAMLDQVFDRFAQAGPDVSRRFGGTGLGLAISKEIIALMGGRIGVDSVAGEGARFWCVVDLPVAAAPAIVPEAATSASERPLLLLVADDNEANRELIGTLVRAMGHQVETVADGVAAVEAVRAGVYDLVLMDAHMPRMDGLAAARAIRGLEGEAASTPIIALTANVLPDQIALYRANGMDDHVGKPIDARALLAKVASWGARRSGEVRSRLGGGQT, encoded by the coding sequence TTGAAGTCTAGCGTCGAAAGCATCGTGGCTTCGGAAGTTCAGGCGTCACTCGCCCTGGACTTCGACGCCTTGCATCGACCCGTCTGGGTTTTCGACGACGTCCGCAAGCGCACCCTGTATGCGAACCGCGCGGCGCTGGAGCTGTGGCGCGCGCCGTCCCTCGAGGCCCTACGCTCCCGCGATTTCTCCGCCTCATCCCCCGCTGTTCGCGCTCGGATGAGTGATCTGGCCGCGCGGCTTGAGAGCGGCGGCGCGGTCGAAGAGCGCTGGACCTTCTATCCCAATGGCGCCGCGGTCACCGTCAATACGATGATCTCGCGGATCGTTCTGCCGGATGGCGGAGCGGCCATTCTTTGCGAAGGCGTGCGGCTGCGGCCCGAGGCCGAGGAGCAGCGGGCGATCGAGGCCCTGCGCCACACCAGCGCGCTGGTGACGCTTTATGACGCCGGAGGGCGCCGCCTGTTTGGCAATCCCGCGGCCCTGGCCGCCTATCCGGCGCGCGACGCGCGCTTCGCCGATATCTTCGCCGACGCCGAGGCGGGCGACATTCTCTGGAAGGCCCTCCTGGACACCGACGTGATCGAGGGCGGCTACCAGGTGACCACGGCCGGCGGCCCGCGCTGGCACAGCCTCACGATCCGCCGAACGCCCGATCCGATGACCGGCGAGCCCTGCGTCCTGGTCAACGAGACCGACATTACCGAGGAGGTGGAGGCCCAAGCCGCCCTCGCCGACGCGCGCGAGCGGGCCGAGGCGGCGGCCGCGGCGCGGCAAGCCTTCCTGGCCAATATGAGCCATGAGCTGCGGACGCCGCTGACCAGTATTCTCGGCTTCGCCGATCTGATGGCGGACACGCGCCTGGATGACGATCAGAAGCGCCACCTGTCCCGGATCCGCGACGCCGGCGCCATGCTGCTCGAGACGCTGAACGCCATCCTCGACTTCTCGAAGCTGGAGGCGGGCGGCGTCGATCTGGAGCGCAAGCCGTTCGATCTGCCGGACCTGGCCAGGCGCGCGGCGGGCATGTTCGAAGCTGCCGCCCTGGCCAAAGGGCTCGCCCTGACGGTCCGCATCGATCCCGACTGCCCTCAGTGGCTCGAGGGCGATCCCGAGCGGCTGCGCCATGTGCTGGTCAACTTCCTCGGCAACGCGGTGAAGTTCACCCAGGTCGGCGGGATCACCCTGGCGGTGGAGCGCCGGCCCACGGCCGCGCCGGGCGTCGAGCGGCTTGAGCTCTCGGTTTCGGACACCGGCGTCGGCATTCCGGCGGCGATGCTGGACCAGGTCTTCGACCGCTTCGCCCAGGCTGGCCCCGACGTGTCTCGCCGGTTCGGCGGCACGGGGCTGGGCCTGGCGATCAGCAAGGAGATCATCGCGCTGATGGGCGGCCGCATCGGCGTCGATAGCGTCGCGGGAGAGGGCGCGCGCTTCTGGTGCGTGGTGGACCTTCCCGTGGCGGCGGCGCCCGCGATAGTCCCGGAGGCGGCGACGTCGGCGTCGGAGCGTCCTCTTCTGCTGCTGGTCGCCGACGACAACGAGGCCAATCGCGAGCTGATCGGGACACTGGTCCGCGCGATGGGCCATCAGGTCGAGACCGTCGCCGACGGCGTCGCTGCGGTCGAGGCGGTGCGCGCCGGCGTCTACGATCTCGTGCTGATGGACGCGCACATGCCCCGCATGGACGGCCTGGCCGCCGCGCGCGCGATCCGCGGTCTTGAGGGCGAGGCGGCCTCGACGCCGATCATCGCCCTGACCGCCAACGTCCTGCCCGATCAGATCGCCCTCTATCGGGCCAACGGCATGGACGATCATGTCGGCAAGCCGATCGACGCCCGCGCGCTGCTGGCGAAGGTCGCGAGCTGGGGCGCGCGGCGCTCCGGCGAGGTTCGATCACGGTTAGGCGGTGGTCAGACCTGA